From the genome of Verrucomicrobiota bacterium:
TACCGTGATAAAGTCTGCTGCTACAACGACGACATCCAAGGCACAGCCGGTGTCACGCTCGGAGGCCTCATCAACGCGCTCAAGATTACGGGCGGCGAACTCAAGGACCAGCGCATCCTGTTCCTCGGCGCAGGCTCGGCAGCCATCGGTTTGGCGGACCTCATCGTTTCCGCGGTGAGCAAAGAGCACGGGATACCGGTCGAAAAGGCCCGCGAAAAAATCCGTTTGTTCGACACAAAGGGACTCGTCTATGCCGGCCGTCCTGGTCTCGAAGCCCACAAACAGCCTTTCGCTCACAAGATTGCCCCGAGCAAACCCTTCAATTGTCTCGATCTTCAGACCGAGTATCCGCAGATCGTCGCGGCCATCGAGGATTTCAAGCCCCAGGCCATTATCGGGGTCAGCACGGTGGGTAAGTTGTTCAGCAAGGAGGTTGTGGAAGCCATGGCCCGGCACAATGAGCGCCCGATCATTTTCGCCCTCTCGAATCCGAGCGAAAAACATGAAGTCCTTCCGACGGATGCCTACACTTGGACGAATGGCAAGGCGGTCTATGCCGGAGGTGTTCAGTTCCCGCCGGTGCACCTCGCCGACAAAGTGCTGCTGCCATCCCAAGCGAACAACCTGTATATTTTCCCGGCGGTGGGAATGGCGATCTATGCCACGCACGCCAAGCGCGTGACCGACGAGATGTTTATCGAGTCCGCCCACGCCGTCGCGGATCTCGTGACCCCGGAGCAACTCGCACTTGGCATGCTCTTCCCGCCCCAGTCGGACATCCTTGAAGTCGAGATCAAGATCGCCGCGCGGGTCGCAAAGCTTGTGTTCGACAGCGGACTGGCTCAGGTCGATCGTCCAGCCGACATGGAGGCCTTCATCCGCCAGCATGTCTACTCGCCGGTCTATCCCAGTCTCGCTTAGGGCGCGCGATGCACTTTTGACACCGGTGGCGCCGGGGAAATGAGCCGGTGGTCGAGCACTGCGATTACCACCGGCCCTCCCTCTCCGTCCAAAACCGTGCTCTCAAAAATCGCACAAACCCGACGCAGGCCGAGGCATTAACCATGCTTTGTGCCCAAGTCATGGCCGATGATGTGGCTGTCTGTTTTGGCGGGGCGGGAGGTTATCTCCAGATGAATGTCTATAAACCTTTGATTATCCAGAATATCACACATTCATTGACCCTATTAACGGATGGGTGCACGAATTTCCGGAAATTCCTCGTGGAAGGGACAAACCCAAATTTGAAAAAGATCGGGGAGTATGTGGAACGCTCCTTGATGCTCGTGACGGCCTTGTCACCGGTCATTGGTTATGATAAAGCATCGAAGATCGCGCATTATGCCATGGACAATGATTTATCCCTCAAAGAAGCTTCCTTAAAGCTTGGTTTTGTCACGGAAGATGAGTTTCACCGGATCGTAGATCCGGTGAAAATGGTGAAGCCTTACGTGGCCTCCTGAGATCACCCTTTTCGTGCGGGGGGGGCGGGGGAATCATCCGTTCAGCGATTTAGCTCTTTATGGTCCTTGGAGTGGAGCTTACCCTGGAGTCCACCGGTGTGGATGAAACAAATTCTTTTATCTCCGGGGAAATATGATTTCCGGGATAAATCCAATATTCCGTAAAGGGTTTTGCCTGTATAAACGTGTTCGAGAGGCAGTGAGTAGTCCTTCTCGATTTGCGTAATAAAAGCGAGGAGTTCGGGCGTATACTTGGCGTAACCGCCGAAATGGTAGTCCGTGATCATGGAGAGGTTCGGTAAAGGGCTCCCTGCCATCTTTTCAGCTTGGGTTTTGAGGAATCCCCCGTCTTTGAGTGCTGAAAAGGCGATGACTTTTGCTCCGGGGTCTCGGGATAATAAAGCCTGAGCGATTCCTGCTGCCGTTGTGGCGGTACCGGCAGCGAGGCAAAAGATATCCGCATGGCTCACGAGGGAATCTCCCCATTCCACACACCCACGCAAACCAGCCTCATTCGAGCCCCCTTCAGGAATAAGATGAAAATCCCCAAAAAGGTTCTTAAGCCGGGCAATGAATCCTGACTCTTCCTTCCGCCGGTATTCTTCCCGAGTGACGAAATGAAGCCGCATGCCGTGTTCCCGGGCAAATTGCAGCGTCGATGAATAGATTGCGGGTTCTTGCCCCCTGATGACACCGATGGTTTTCAGATGATTGAGTGAACCTGCAACAGCCGTGGCGTAGATATGATTGCTACAGGCACCCCCAAATGTCAGGAGGGTATCGTGACCGTTTTGAATCGCATCAAACAGGTTGTTTTTGAGCTTCCAGAATTTGTTCCCCTGATATAACGGGTGGTTCAAGTCCTCGCGGAGAACCGTGACGGATACAGGCTTTGTCAGATTATCTTGAAACAAGATATTCTGGAACAAGGGTTCATAGGAAGATGAAGATGGGGTTGTGTTAAATATTTTTCGAGAATTAGACA
Proteins encoded in this window:
- a CDS encoding pyridoxal-phosphate dependent enzyme, with product MFQDNLTKPVSVTVLREDLNHPLYQGNKFWKLKNNLFDAIQNGHDTLLTFGGACSNHIYATAVAGSLNHLKTIGVIRGQEPAIYSSTLQFAREHGMRLHFVTREEYRRKEESGFIARLKNLFGDFHLIPEGGSNEAGLRGCVEWGDSLVSHADIFCLAAGTATTAAGIAQALLSRDPGAKVIAFSALKDGGFLKTQAEKMAGSPLPNLSMITDYHFGGYAKYTPELLAFITQIEKDYSLPLEHVYTGKTLYGILDLSRKSYFPGDKRICFIHTGGLQGKLHSKDHKELNR
- a CDS encoding NAD-dependent malic enzyme, with amino-acid sequence MTKITTTKRGMEVLHDSKLNKSTGFTEAERVALGLVGLVPDITETIDEQLSRVLQQLAHKAKELDQFIYLMNLLDSNETLFYRTIMSDPARFLEIVYDPTIGEACLKFDHIFRRPMGMYLSITRKGTVKDVLRNWPVKDVRFICVTDAGRILGLGDLGANGMGIPIGKLQLYTAAAGVPPQGLLPMYLDAGTNNEGYLEDPLYVGMRKNRPATADLYAFVDEFVEAVQEVFPKCCIHFEDWTGTDAIALLARYRDKVCCYNDDIQGTAGVTLGGLINALKITGGELKDQRILFLGAGSAAIGLADLIVSAVSKEHGIPVEKAREKIRLFDTKGLVYAGRPGLEAHKQPFAHKIAPSKPFNCLDLQTEYPQIVAAIEDFKPQAIIGVSTVGKLFSKEVVEAMARHNERPIIFALSNPSEKHEVLPTDAYTWTNGKAVYAGGVQFPPVHLADKVLLPSQANNLYIFPAVGMAIYATHAKRVTDEMFIESAHAVADLVTPEQLALGMLFPPQSDILEVEIKIAARVAKLVFDSGLAQVDRPADMEAFIRQHVYSPVYPSLA